One genomic segment of Chitinispirillales bacterium ANBcel5 includes these proteins:
- a CDS encoding GspE/PulE family protein, with translation MNKTIGSILQLYTSLEHAVLDYAEQISKNGQKRIGEVLTEQGHVDETTLYKALAKQFNMEFLSSLDQELNVELIKELPIELFKNGNCLPLTGGGEFLRIAVCDPLDFDIIMEASAASSQSVLSVLTPPSQLKAAQSRLFEGDSFFKQSAGKILREYEKKSLPREDGLSVEEIRQRTESEPVVRLVSLIFDEAIKCRASDIHIEPYEHNAQVRFRIDGMLKQHTEVTRYMYTPLTSRIKILADIDIAEKRIPQDGRIRYSSEEQAFDFRVSTLPTHYGEKTVIRILKHDKALLNLENTGISPSQMEKINNLIEKPQGMIFVTGPTGSGKSSTLFSCLNRIRGKEINITTVENPIEYKLEGINQVQINEKAGVTFAAALRSILRQDPDVILVGEIRDSETAQIAVQASQTGHLVFSTLHTNDALSAVTRLKDLGIPGFLISSSLLAILAQRLVRVLCPDCKTEQKMSPETKLRWRSLLGSHPLPRTFAAQGCERCGFTGFRGRTGVFELLIVNEEVRSMIADNISESALRKHLKGNSFVSLIEDGIEKIEQGITTPEELLRVVQVEDALHFQNKDE, from the coding sequence ATGAATAAAACAATTGGCTCAATACTACAGTTATACACATCTCTTGAGCATGCAGTCCTTGATTATGCAGAGCAGATTTCAAAAAATGGGCAAAAACGTATCGGAGAAGTGTTAACAGAGCAGGGCCATGTAGATGAAACAACACTTTATAAAGCTCTTGCAAAACAGTTTAACATGGAATTTCTCTCCTCTCTGGATCAGGAATTAAATGTAGAGCTTATAAAGGAACTTCCCATAGAACTGTTCAAAAACGGTAATTGTCTCCCTCTTACCGGAGGCGGTGAGTTTCTTCGAATAGCAGTGTGCGACCCCCTTGATTTTGACATAATAATGGAGGCTTCTGCTGCCAGCAGCCAATCGGTGCTCTCTGTACTTACCCCCCCTTCGCAGCTCAAAGCCGCCCAAAGCAGACTCTTTGAAGGCGATAGTTTTTTCAAACAATCAGCAGGGAAGATTTTACGGGAGTATGAGAAGAAATCCCTTCCCCGGGAAGATGGTTTAAGTGTAGAAGAGATTCGTCAGAGAACCGAATCAGAGCCGGTGGTAAGACTTGTATCACTTATTTTCGATGAAGCGATAAAGTGCAGGGCTTCAGATATTCATATCGAACCCTACGAACACAATGCTCAGGTTCGTTTCCGGATTGATGGGATGCTTAAACAGCACACCGAAGTTACCCGTTACATGTATACCCCACTGACTTCGAGGATAAAAATCCTGGCCGATATTGATATTGCAGAAAAGCGGATACCTCAGGATGGACGAATTCGCTATTCCTCTGAAGAGCAGGCATTTGACTTTCGCGTCTCCACTCTTCCCACCCATTATGGGGAGAAAACTGTAATCCGTATTCTTAAACACGATAAAGCTCTTTTGAATTTGGAAAACACAGGTATAAGTCCTTCTCAAATGGAAAAAATTAATAATCTGATCGAGAAGCCTCAGGGGATGATTTTTGTAACCGGTCCAACTGGAAGCGGCAAGAGTTCAACTCTTTTTTCCTGTCTCAACCGTATACGTGGCAAAGAGATAAACATAACAACAGTGGAAAACCCAATAGAGTACAAGCTTGAGGGGATCAATCAGGTTCAAATAAACGAAAAGGCAGGTGTTACCTTCGCGGCTGCACTTCGCTCTATACTTCGTCAGGACCCTGATGTAATACTGGTGGGAGAGATTCGTGATTCGGAAACGGCACAGATTGCAGTGCAGGCATCCCAGACCGGGCACCTTGTGTTCTCAACACTGCACACCAATGATGCACTCTCTGCTGTAACACGGCTTAAGGATCTTGGTATCCCGGGGTTTTTGATCTCATCATCCCTGCTTGCAATCCTTGCACAAAGACTGGTACGGGTTCTTTGTCCCGATTGCAAAACAGAACAGAAGATGTCTCCTGAAACAAAGCTTCGCTGGCGATCACTTCTTGGCTCTCATCCACTGCCCCGTACCTTTGCTGCCCAGGGATGTGAACGTTGTGGTTTTACGGGCTTTAGAGGCCGAACAGGAGTATTTGAACTTCTTATAGTAAATGAAGAAGTACGATCAATGATTGCAGATAATATTTCCGAAAGCGCACTTCGAAAACACCTTAAAGGGAACAGTTTTGTTTCTCTTATTGAAGATGGCATAGAAAAAATAGAACAGGGTATCACCACACCAGAAGAACTGTTGCGAGTTGTTCAGGTCGAAGATGCCCTTCATTTCCAAAACAAGGATGAATAG